The following is a genomic window from Lysinibacillus sp. JNUCC-52.
TCCAGATGCAGGTCTAAGCCTTGTTTGGTTTATCTCTACAATTATATTAATGGCATTAGGAGTGTATATTTGGCCGCATACATTTTTATCAACATATGCAGCGAAAAGTGACAAGGCACTTCGTAAAAATACGATTTTAATGCCACTGTATTCATTAATGCAGCTATTTTCTTGCTTTATCGGATTAGCAGCAATCTTAACAATCCCAAACCTATCAGGTGCCGAAAGTGATTTGGCATTAATTCAATTAGTATTCCAAACATTTGACCCGTGGGTTGTCGGATTAATTGGAGCCGCTGGATTATTGGCATCATTAGTTCCATGTTCAGTAATGCTTATTACAATTGGTTCCATGATAACTTCTAATATTTATGTTCAATTAAAACCAAATACTTCAGCTCGTAAGCAAATGAATATTGCCCGATATTTCGCAATTATTGCTGCGATAATTAGCCTATACTTATCATTAAACTCAAGTGGTGCACTCGTATTATTACAATTAATTAGCTATAACTTTATCATACAGCTTTTCCCTGCTCTAATTTTTAGTTTATTGAAGACAAACTTTGTGACGAAGCAAGGTGCTATTGCTGGAATTGTCGTTGGTATATCCATCGCTTTAATTTCAGCAGCGACAGGCACAACAATAGCAACGTTATTCCCTAATTTACCATCATTTATTTTAGACATTAACAATGGTTTATATATGTTAATTATCAATGCAATCATTACAATAGTGGTCAGTCTTCTCCCACAAAAAGCAGCATCTGAAAATAACAGCTTAGAACGCGGAATCATCTAATTTAAAGTGTAATTTAAAGTGTCAGGCACTCACACAATTTCTCCCCAAAGATTTTGTTTGGTGTCAGGCACTCACACAATTTTTAAACCTAAAGAGAACCTAAAAATTTTGTTTCAAGTTCCATTTCTGTCATTTCCGTATCGAAGTTAACTTTATAGGCCTTAGCGTTTGGTCTTGAACTCACGATATGACTGATTTCTTGGTCAACGAAATGAATGGCAACACCGTCATCAGCTGCATAACCCGGTGTAATACTATTAGTAGCAATAAGATTTTGATATGAAGGCCTTCTTTCAGATTCTCCATCGTAATGAGGACAATGACTCCCTTTTAGGAATCCTAAACATTTTAATGGCGCTAGTCCATCACCATAAGAATCTGTAACCCCTTCCTCAAACCAACAAATGGAACCCGCACTAATACCAGCCAGTACTATACCTTGTTCCCAAGCTTTTTTTAGAATAGTGTCCAATCCCCAAGCTCTCCATAAAACTAATAAATTCTTTGTATTACCACCGCCAACATAAATAATATCTTTCTCCAATAAAAAACTTTCTAGATCTCTTGAAGGTGGGTTAAATAAAGATAAGTGCGATGGCTGACAATCCTGTTTCTCAAAGAAATGATAAAATCGAGAAATATAATTATCTGAATCCCCACTTGCTGTTGCTAGAAAACAGATCTTCGGATTTGTTTTCCCAGATTGTTGAAGAATATATCTATCCAATAAAGGATTTTCGGGCTCCATCGAAAAGCCACCACCGCCAAGTGCAATAATTTGCTTCATATACTCCATCCTTTCAACTTTGTTCCTTATGGATTATAATACCTCATATACCCATTATTTGGATGATTTTTACCATTTTCATTTTAGAAAATGTCCAATACATTTATACGAAAAATGAATGAGTTCATTATGGTCATTTCATACACTGTATACAAAACATATAAAATAGATTAAACATATGCTCTTTGGCGGGCAAAATTATTAAACTATTTTTAAGGAGCGGAGCATTTGAAAAAATTCGTAATGGTAGTGACGCTTGTTAATTGTTTAATTATCTTTTCCTTTATAGGATGCTTTGGTTATATAAAATATAAACTTTACGCAATAAAAAAAGAGACTTACGAATTTTTAATAGATGAT
Proteins encoded in this region:
- a CDS encoding sodium:solute symporter family protein, which gives rise to MNISITIMISFVIVCMYWAIKAGRGKNENMEEWALGGRGMGAIVTFFLLAGEFFTAFSLTGLVGLAYNSGIATLYIMTYISIGCVLGYFLLPKIRRYSKEHNLMSQGDFFEKKYTSPFLGKLITVVGVVAIVPMIVMALKGLGLIVSVASYGVISSTTAIWIGSIIVVIYTLISGLHGSSRVALIKDILTFGVLLFLGLYLPFHYHDGVGSMIKNISEVKPQVLFFPDAGLSLVWFISTIILMALGVYIWPHTFLSTYAAKSDKALRKNTILMPLYSLMQLFSCFIGLAAILTIPNLSGAESDLALIQLVFQTFDPWVVGLIGAAGLLASLVPCSVMLITIGSMITSNIYVQLKPNTSARKQMNIARYFAIIAAIISLYLSLNSSGALVLLQLISYNFIIQLFPALIFSLLKTNFVTKQGAIAGIVVGISIALISAATGTTIATLFPNLPSFILDINNGLYMLIINAIITIVVSLLPQKAASENNSLERGII
- a CDS encoding peptidase E, yielding MKQIIALGGGGFSMEPENPLLDRYILQQSGKTNPKICFLATASGDSDNYISRFYHFFEKQDCQPSHLSLFNPPSRDLESFLLEKDIIYVGGGNTKNLLVLWRAWGLDTILKKAWEQGIVLAGISAGSICWFEEGVTDSYGDGLAPLKCLGFLKGSHCPHYDGESERRPSYQNLIATNSITPGYAADDGVAIHFVDQEISHIVSSRPNAKAYKVNFDTEMTEMELETKFLGSL